The genomic region ATAAagataggaaagttcagaagaaggaTGGGTTTTAGTGAAATGGTAATtaattcaattttggacatggtgaTTTTAAGAAGCCTACGGGATATCCTGTTAAAAATATCCAATAAGCTATTGAAATGCACAgctggaaaacaggaaaaaaactcAAGTTGGATATACAGAATTGGGTGTCATGagcatggagataataataaaactCATGGGAGCTAAAGAGGTAACTAAGTTAGAGAacatagagaaagagcagaacaGGACTCAGGACAGGATCTTAGGCAACGCCCACAggtgtgacatggatgaagaatAAGCAAAGGCTGCTGATAAGTgttcagagaagaagaaaatcaagagaGAGCATTGTCATGACAAgtcagagaagagagtatccaagaGGAGAGATGAGTGTCAAATGCATCAGAAATGTTGAAAAGTAGCaacattgagaaaaggccacagaatctaggaggtggagatgactCAGAGGGAACTCTAGGCAGGGGGGACAGTGGGATAGGGCATGCTATTTTTGAGGGGCAGCAAGAAGAAATACATAGAGAATAATAAAGTtcaagaagactgcaaaggtaggaaggggccaggttatggatggtttttaaagccttaacagaagattttatatttgatcctgaaagtaatagggagtcacagcaggggagtgatgtggtcagacttgcactttagaaaATTCACTTTGGTATCTGAGTGACTTTCATCTTTGTCCTGCACTGTGCAAATGACTCACTGAAGGTCCTTCTGAAGAAAGTCAAGCCAGGGCTTGGCCTCATCATCCTCTTGGTTGTAGTCTTCTCCTCCCAAAACATCAATAGCTGTAttaatagataaagcatttacttAGGTACTGTgtaccagcactgtgctaagtgctagaggcagaaataaaaacaagcaagacagtccctgccttcaaggagcttacattctaatggagaaagacaacatataaaggggaGCAAGAAAGCAAGGGGTTGGGCCAAGGTGTTTGTACCATCATGGTTTGGAGCTGGTGTCAGGGAAGTGAGATGGAGGCCCAGTTCCAGGCCAGGTAAGAGAAAGGTTACCTATCAGGGTACAAAGACAAACCAGCCTACTATCGTCCTTCTAGGCCCAACTTATTAGCCATTCGAGTGTCTGTCCAagaccccctccacccccacacatacatagatatgcatGGGCACActcatgcatgtatatatgtgcatgtgtgtatatatgtatgtatatgctttTACCTTTCATGGTGAGGCCTTCAAGCCTAGGGGAGTCTCTAGGGGAAAATAGAGGCCCACCATGGAGGGCAGGAGCGTTTCCCTGATTATATATGGTTAGGTTAGGTGTTTCGAATTTATAGTTAGGAGAAATAAAGCCTGTCCACTATTCAAAATAATGTAGCTTGAGTGCTTGCATGGGAGCTGAGGACCTCTTAAATCTCCTCAGTAGAGAGATGTAGATTATCTATATTATGATGTCCTCAAGGGAAATCACATGTGGGGAGAAAATTACATAAATCCAGTTGTTCCCAGGAGAAAGCCTAGGTTCAGGCACAAGTCAAAGAGAATGATTTTTGTGATGTTCCCAAGACTGAATCAGAGCTAATTTTAGACAACAGTTCTGGGCCTTGTATTATGCTTTTGAAAGTTGatgtgtactttatttttttttaattggcaaaTAATGAAAATTGACAGCTTTGTATATGATAATTCCTTTTCTTTAGATTTGTCAATAGATGTTcggaatgtattttttttaaggaggaaaGAGTTGTCTTCTTTTATCCTCCCTCTATTTGACCtcatttcttttatctcccttctCAATCCTcagctcctccctctcccactgaGTTAATGTCAGCAGGCCCCATCGCATCTCTCTGACACAGGACAGAATACTATCATTTTTCTGAAGGCACCACAGCACCCGGACTGTAAGGTGAGATGGCACTGGGGCAGAGGCAAGGATGGCATTTATTCTTCAGTAACTCTGTATCCATTCAGCTCTTTCTAAAAGGaaaatctcattagaaaaattaaagagagaaactgagattAAAGATAAGGTAAAAAGGTATACTGGGAAAAGAATAAcagggaagggaaatggaaggacaaaaatttacaaagcaattGAGCACATTTGGGGTTTGCCTTCCAGAAACATCCCCAGGCTTCTCTCAGTGTCACTACAGAGGCATCTTACAGAGGCAGGGGAGTTAATGAAGGTGGCATTGGACAAATTTCAACTGAGGCAGCTTAGTGTCATTATCTATAGATTCTTATCATGTGAGATTTTAAAATGTGTCCCTCAACTTGATTCTAAGCTTTTATGAGAAAGCACATTAAAATGTCCTCAATTAATTTCATGTATCTATAAATTCCTTCAAATACTAGTAAATATTAATTGTGGCCTTGAATTGACTATACATGCTGGTCTGCAGGGTAGAGGGTAGGACAAGGTTTACACTGGAGAAAAAGATAAAAGTGCTAAAGACTATGAACCCAAGGAGACAATCTTTGGAAGGGAAATCTCTCTCTTTTAGGTTGTTCAGATGGTAACTTTTTTAAGGCTTTCAGGTGGTAAATATTAATTGCATACTTTGGCTAGTGTGGGCCCTAAGTgaccttgaggcagctaggtcacCCTCTGGATGGAGCctgagagtcagaaaggcctgagtttgaatcctgactcagatacttaccaggtatgtgactctaggaaagtcacttaatctttctcatcCACAATTTCTTCATGGGTAAAAAGgcaatgataatagcacctgtcttctagggttgttgtgaggaaggattaaatgagataatatatgcaaagtgctttgcaaaccttaaataattacataaatattagctgttgttACTAGTGGGTTAGCTAGCTTCAGGAATACAGTCCGACCATGGAATCATTAATACACAGACATGGCCCTGtatgttttctctcccttccgACAGGAGAGATGATCCTGACTCTTCTGGGAATCCATTCCCTGCTGCTGCTATTGGTCCACCAGGGGCTAGCAGGAGACCCCCTCTCGGTGGCTAAGGAGCTCCTAGCAGAGCAGCCTGAACAGCATGTCAACAACAGAGTGCCACGGTCCAGCCATTTGTCCTACAGGAGAAAAAAGTTCATGGAAAAGTTTCTTGATGAACTAGTGATCCCTCTGCCTCCAGATGTATACTGTAATATCTTGATTAGGAGCAGAAATGTCATGATTTCTTCGAGCCCATGCAAGAAAGAACACTATTTCATCCATAGTTCCTGGGATGATCTACAACATGTGTGTGAAAATGACAAATTCCCATGCAAGAATTCCAAGAATAACTGTTACCAGAGCACAGAATATATGGATATGACAGTTTGTCAGCTACTTGATGGTGATGAGTTCCCTTATTGTGAATACACATccgttaaaaaaaagaaaaaggtggtCCTCTCCTGCAAGATGCTGAAAGATTCCACTTCCCTTTTCCCTGATTCTGTGGAAGCAATTGTTGACTAGACCAAGGGGATGAATTGTCCAGTTCAGTAGGCTGAAAGCATTGGGCTCTACtttcatctcatccaaccccatAGACCATCCTCAGGCATGAGAAGGATAGATAGAATATCAGAGACATGAATCCCATCCATGATGATGTTTCGTGAAGGAAACTGATCCCATCCATTCCCATCATTCTGTGAGCAGCAGAAGCTGGTCCGAGGTTGGGAGGAGCTCCCCAGCCTGGGCACTGATTGTACAGTTTCTGATTGTATGGAGATGGTGGGCAACAGTGAGAGGAAGAGGGCTTTCCTTCCTTAATTTGTATCCTAGTGTTTTGTTGAACTGAGGAATTTAGCTAAAAACAATAAAGTGCATTGCTCTAGACAAacgggttttttgggttttttttttttaataaaagctgTCATTTATAAAGCCCcgactatgtgtcaggcactttacaaacaccATCTCATTAGATTCTTACTATAATATGAAAAGTAGGTGCCACTttttcagatgacaaaactgaagcaaacaaaagctgagtgacttgcctaaggtcaca from Trichosurus vulpecula isolate mTriVul1 chromosome 8, mTriVul1.pri, whole genome shotgun sequence harbors:
- the RNASE9 gene encoding inactive ribonuclease-like protein 9, with the translated sequence MESLIHRHGPVCFLSLPTGEMILTLLGIHSLLLLLVHQGLAGDPLSVAKELLAEQPEQHVNNRVPRSSHLSYRRKKFMEKFLDELVIPLPPDVYCNILIRSRNVMISSSPCKKEHYFIHSSWDDLQHVCENDKFPCKNSKNNCYQSTEYMDMTVCQLLDGDEFPYCEYTSVKKKKKVVLSCKMLKDSTSLFPDSVEAIVD